From the Fulvia fulva chromosome 2, complete sequence genome, one window contains:
- a CDS encoding 4-carboxymuconolactone decarboxylase, which yields MVAEYRAEEVKKAHEVLYSEGIKMRYKVAGKQYVDKSLANADNPFSRAMQDYVSESCWGSIWTRPGLDLKIRSFLNIAMLCCQNRGTELATHVKGALNNGATEEEIREVILQAACYCGMPAGIEGFRVAWKAIEEHKANAVTEGNQVTDHADVGIASRSKGDE from the exons ATGGTAGCAGAATACCGCGCCGAAGAGGTCAAGAAGGCCCACGAAGTCCTCTACAGCGAAGGCATCAAGATGCGATACAAAGTGGCAGGCAAGCAATACGTCGACAAGTCCTTGGCCAACGCCGACAATCCATTTTCTAGAGCAATGCAAGAC TACGTCTCCGAATCCTGCTGGGGCAGCATCTGGACACGTCCAGGGCTTGACCTGAAGATTCGATCCTTCCTCAACATCGCCATGCTCTGCTGTCAGAATCGCGGAACGGAACTTGCAACGCATGTGAAGGGCGCGCTGAACAATGGTGCAACGGAAGAGGAGATACGAGAAGTGATATTGCAGGCGGCGTGTTACTGTGGTATGCCGGCAGGTATTGAAGGGTTCCGAGTAGCGTGGAAAGCGATTGAAGAGCATAAGGCGAATGCGGTGACAGAGGGAAACCAGGTGACAGACCATGCGGATGTGGGTATTGCGAGTAGGAGTAAAGGAGATGAGTAG
- a CDS encoding Ecp9-3: MKLLPILLITIIAVTANPQSWDDDQRPPCDHGAAGDGSCEKDGLHTYCCSYDSAYRHLFPVNRPLVRLARGPSGDYSRCGPEGVWNLFCAEMYLSERPLSLR; encoded by the exons ATGAAACTTCTCCCCATCCTCCTGATCACCATTATAGCCGTCACAGCAAATCCCCAATCCTGGGACGACGACCAACGCCCTCCATGCGACCATGGGGCTGCAGGCGATGGCAGTTGCGAAAAGGACGGGCTCCACACATACTGC TGCTCCTACGATAGTGCTTACAGACACCTCTTCCCGGTGAACAGGCCGCTTGTAAGGCTTGCGCGGGGCCCGAGCGGAGATTACAGTAGGTGTGGACCTGAGGGGGTTTGGAATTTGTTCTGTGCTGAGATGTACCTATCCGAGCGGCCGCTATCACTGCGTTAA
- a CDS encoding Sugar transporter STL1, whose amino-acid sequence MEPYLGLRGRKLSAGIMLVAGLTFFLYGYDQGNMGGFLTMRSFADQFPQTAVLFNDNLHTSQLTGFTIAIWNLGCFVSAMLAVVTGDILGRKRMIYAGLTFLMAGQIIQCSSFRWSQSVVGRFVAGFGNGFNTATIPAWQAECTKAHRRGTVLMLSAGVAIAAGMSFAYWMDFWFGYLDYSSASWRVVIAAQILFILLAMVILFFMPESPRWLILKGREDQALRILSALNDTEPTTHEIRQEFLQIKDAVIEMAKASFKGIGKQGDYRDTHRVILAVGLQFMQQMGGINFMTQYYAHMFRREYQWSIWSSRLLAAGAGTEFFLASFVAVVGIDRFWGRRQLLLFGTSGMLCCSIILSLMLMVNTRPSLDAGTAFVFIFCTFWAIGWQGMSWLYQVEIVPLRIRGPANALSTASNWLANFIVVLIAPVAFGNIGWKTYLIFVATNAVILPIVYFLYPETGLRCLEEVDYIFYTAGSTARPWLDVVKIANNEPLWYSRNNDEPYDYESSEWHQRHVRFSDEVKASNGETTTLRAIDSDDHTEKMVSSSSESDPKSSDAAPSPIISRHPTQERPTSGVHVSRSAGHGG is encoded by the exons ATGGAACCATATCTGGGCCTTCGAGGGCGCAAGCTCTCTGCTGGAATTATGCTGGTGGCTGGTCTAACATTCTTTCTCTACGGCTATGATCAAGGAAACATGGGTGGCTTCCTCACCATGCGTTCTTTCGCAGACCAATTCCCTCAAACGGCCGTGCTATTCAACGACAACTTACACACCTCCCAGCTCACTGGCTTTACCATCGCTATCTGGAACCTAGGATGCTTCGTGTCTGCCATGCTAGCAGTCGTGACTGGTGATATTCTTGGTCGCAAGCGAATGATCTATGCGGGTCTTACCTTTTTGATGGCAGGCCAGATCATACAGTGCTCGTCTTTCCGCTGGAGTCAATCTGTCGTGGGGCGATTTGTCGCAGGCTTCGGCAATGGCTTCAACACCGCGACCATCCCAGCGTGGCAGGCAGAGTGCACTAAGGCCCACCGAAGAGGGACTGTTCTCATGCTTTCAGCTGGTGTGGCCATAGCTGCGGGAATGTCTTTTGCCTACTGGATGGACTTCTGGTTTGGCTACCTTGACTACAGCTCGGCAAGCTGGAGGGTGGTCATTGCTGCACAGATTCTCTTCATCCTGCTAGCAATGGTCATCTTGTTCTTCATGCCAGAATCCCCGCGATGGCTTATTCTAAAAGGCAGAGAGGATCAAGCGCTTCGAATCTTGTCCGCTCTCAACGACACAGAGCCCACGACACATGAGATACGACAAGAGTTCCTCCAGATCAAAGACGCAGTAATCGAGATGGCCAAAGCGTCTTTCAAAGGCATCGGCAAGCAAGGCGACTACCGTGATACACACCGAGTCATTCTGGCCGTTGGCCTGCAGTTCATGCAGCAGATGGGTGGCATCAACTTCATGACTCAGTACTACGCACATATGTTCCGCCGCGAGTATCAATGGTCCATCTGGTCTTCACGTCTCCTAGCCGCAGGCGCTGGCACCGAGTTCTTCCTGGCCTCATTCGTTGCTGTGGTCGGCATTGATCGATTCTGGGGCAGGCGACAACTTCTGCTATTCGGCACTTCAGGCATGCTGTGCTGTTCGATCATCCTTTCGCTTATGCTCATGGTGAACACACGTCCATCACTGGACGCAGGTACGGCATTCGTGTTCATCTTCTGCACTTTTTGGGCCATCGGGTGGCAAGGGATGAGTTGGCTGTATCAGGTGGAAATTGTGCCTCTGCGTATTCGAGGTCCGGCGAATGCACTTTCGACTGCCTCTAACTGGCTTGCCAACTTCATTGTTGTGCTCATTGCTCCGGTTGCATTCGGCAACATTGGATGGAAGACTTATCTAATCTTCGTGGCGAC AAATGCTGTGATCCTGCCAATCGTGTACTTCCTCTATCCAGAGACTGGTCTGAGATGTCTCGAAGAAGTGGACTACATCTTCTACACTGCTGGGTCAACTGCTCGGCCATGGCTTGATGTCGTCAAGATTGCCAACAATGAGCCCCTGTGGTATAGCAGAAACAACGACGAGCCGTACGACTACGAGTCTAGCGAATGGCACCAACGGCATGTGCGATTCTCCGATGAAGTAAAAGCGTCGAATGGCGAAACAACGACACTTCGGGCCATCGATTCTGATGATCACACGGAGAAAATGGTCAGCAGTAGCAGCGAAAGCGACCCAAAGTCATCCGATGCAGCACCAAGTCCCATCATCTCTCGTCATCCGACACAAGAGCGGCCAACCAGTGGCGTACATGTCTCCAGGAGCGCTGGACATGGAGGCTGA
- a CDS encoding Cytochrome P450 monooxygenase mpaDE: MSNSSPLPAPSNDQNYVELSPIPGGSITLADNFFVHPATPGAKRTVPSLTFLVKHPGTSLYGGNATEPFHMMFDLGLCKAQNRYPENLQKHIDGRAPFKLEPGVAAQLEAGGLSPGEIDLVILSHVHYDHHGDPEDFPNAQFRIGHGAMDVLKHGLGGIASHQVFLPDTLPEYRSAELPPPSDSTKWQPLGPFPSALDLFEDGSVYVIDMPGHLPGHVNLLCRTKERWIMLCGDAFHDRRLLTGEKEIGTWEGPGGVCLCIHVDKERAAESIEKLREFDQMTGDSCELIAAHEEGWWEKHRHLVFPGTI; encoded by the coding sequence ATGTCGAACAGCAGTCCACTACCTGCACCGTCGAACGACCAAAATTATGTGGAACTCTCACCAATACCCGGCGGCTCCATTACACTGGCAGACAACTTCTTCGTCCACCCAGCAACACCAGGAGCCAAGCGAACAGTACCATCGTTAACCTTCTTGGTGAAACATCCCGGAACATCTCTCTATGGCGGTAATGCCACCGAGCCATTCCACATGATGTTCGACCTAGGCCTCTGCAAAGCCCAAAACCGCTACCCGGAGAATCTACAAAAGCACATCGACGGCCGAGCACCCTTCAAGCTTGAACCTGGAGTCGCCGCTCAGCTCGAAGCAGGAGGTCTCAGCCCCGGCGAGATCGACCTCGTGATCTTGAGCCACGTCCACTATGATCATCACGGAGATCCAGAGGACTTTCCCAATGCACAGTTCCGAATCGGCCACGGTGCTATGGATGTGCTGAAGCACGGACTAGGCGGTATCGCGAGCCATCAAGTCTTCCTGCCAGACACACTACCAGAATATCGCTCCGCAGAACTACCACCACCAAGCGACAGCACTAAGTGGCAACCACTAGGCCCCTTCCCATCCGCTCTTGACCTCTTCGAAGATGGAAGTGTCTATGTGATCGACATGCCAGGCCATCTCCCAGGCCACGTCAACCTACTGTGCCGGACTAAAGAGAGATGGATCATGCTGTGTGGAGACGCATTCCATGATCGTCGTCTCTTAACTGGTGAGAAAGAGATCGGAACGTGGGAGGGCCCCGGGGGTGTTTGTCTGTGCATTCATGTGGACAAAGAGCGTGCGGCGGAGAGTATCGAGAAGTTAAGGGAGTTTGACCAGATGACGGGAGATTCGTGTGAGCTTATTGCAGCCCATGAGGAGGGTTGGTGGGAGAAGCATCGGCATTTGGTCTTTCCTGGGACGATCTAA
- a CDS encoding Cytochrome P450 61: MASIMEAGNATSTSLPGAIHATIESVQTGFLSKAFENGSPVSWFSVFLTLFAAAVVYDQLSYRSSKGPLVGDFWKIPFVGPFLESVNPRFEAYHRKWLSGPLSCVSVFHKFVVIAATRDMARKVFNSPMYVKPCVVDVAHKLLRPDNWVFLDGKEHVEYRKGLNGLFTRNALETYLPGQQEVYAEYFEDWLRESEAAGSSPKPWVYNIRELITAVSCRTFVGHYMSREQVKKIAEDYYYITAALELVNFPIIVPFTKTWYGKKAADQVLDVFSNCAAKSRVRMRQKGVEPECIMDRWIVQMIESDKYRERIAKGEKVPDEEKPAMLLRNFSDIEISMTVFTFLFASQDATSSAASWLLQIVADNPEIMRKVREEGDKFRPDHNQDVALDVLEKMQYTRSVVKETLRYRPPVLMVPYLVKKDFPIPESNYVAKKGTMIVPSTWLSLHDPEAYENPDNFVPERWTTGNAEEQGKNWLVFGTGPHYCLGQTYAILNLMLLLHKMSASYDWKHKVTNKSEEIKVFATIFPMDDLQLSFSRRAGHT; this comes from the exons ATGGCCTCCATAATGGAAGCTGGCAATGCCACTTCCACCTCACTACCGGGTGCCATCCACGCGACAATCGAATCTGTGCAGACGGGCTTTCTCAGCAAGGCATTCGAGAATGGATCACCTGTTAGCTGGTTCAGCGTCTTCCTCACCCTTTTCGCTGCGGCCGTTGTATACGATCAAT TATCATACAGATCCAGCAAGGGACCACTTGTCGGCGACTTCTGGAAGATCCCCTTCGTTGGCCCTTTCCTCGAAAGCGTCAACCCCAGATTCGAAGCCTACCACCGAAAATGGCTGTCTGGTCCCCTCTCCTGCGTCTCCGTCTTCCACAAATTCGTCGTGATCGCAGCGACACGTGACATGGCCCGCAAGGTCTTCAACAGCCCCATGTACGTCAAGCCGTGCGTGGTTGATGTGGCCCACAAACTGCTTCGACCGGACAACTGGGTCTTCTTGGACGGAAAGGAGCACGTCGAATACCGCAAGGGTCTCAATGGCCTGTTCACTCGCAACGCCCTCGAGACATACCTTCCTGGTCAGCAAGAGGTGTACGCAGAATACTTCGAGGATTGGCTTCGCGAGAGTGAGGCAGCGGGCAGCAGCCCAAAGCCATGGGTCTACAACATCCGCGAGCTGATCACGGCAGTGTCGTGCCGCACCTTCGTTGGGCACTACATGTCGCGCGAGCAGGTCAAGAAGATTGCTGAGGACTACTACTACATTACAGCTGCGCTCGAACTGGTCAACTTCCCAATCATCGTTCCTTTCACGAAGACCTGGTATGGTAAGAAGGCGGCAGATCAAGTGTTGGATGTGTTCTCGAACTGCGCTGCAAAATCGAGGGTCAGGATGAGGCAAAAGGGAGTCGAGCCAGAGTGCATCATGGACCGCTGGATTGTGCAGATGATCGAATCGGACAAATACCGCGAGCGCATTGCTAAGGGAGAAAAGGTACCGGACGAGGAGAAGCCAGCAATGCTGCTGAGGAACTTCTCGGACATCGAGATCAGCATGACCGTCTTCACGTTCTTGTTCGCTTCGCAGGATGCTACTTCGAGTGCTGCTTCGTGGTTGCTGCAAATTGTGGCCGACAACCCAGAGATTATGCGCAAGGTGCGAGAGGAGGGTGACAAGTTCCGTCCAGATCACAACCAGGATGTTGCTCTGGACGTGCTTGAGAAGATG CAATACACCCGTTCAGTCGTCAAGGAGACCCTCCGATACCGCCCACCAGTGCTTATGGTGCCATACCTCGTCAAGAAAGACTTCCCAATTCCAGAATCCAACTACGTCGCCAAGAAGGGCACCATGATCGTGCCATCAACATGGCTCTCCCTCCACGACCCTGAAGCATACGAGAACCCAGACAACTTCGTTCCCGAGCGATGGACAACCGGCAACGCAGAAGAGCAAGGCAAGAACTGGCTGGTGTTCGGCACCGGACCACATTACTGCTTGGGACAGACATACGCAATACTTAACCTCATGCTGCTACTGCACAAGATGAGCGCATCATATGACTGGAAGCACAAAGTCACAAACAAGAGCGAGGAGATCAAAGTCTTTGCGACCATCTTCCCGATGGATGATCTGCAGCTATCTTTCTCGCGGAGAGCTGGGCATACATAG